The following proteins are co-located in the Shouchella hunanensis genome:
- a CDS encoding helix-turn-helix domain-containing protein produces the protein MEVKNRLSILMAERNIRSIAELQRMLEEIGRPVARRTLDRFYKNENNQIHYDTIADLCVVLDCQIGDLFVLEPVDKSK, from the coding sequence TTGGAAGTTAAAAATAGACTTTCTATTTTGATGGCCGAAAGAAACATTAGGTCTATCGCCGAACTTCAACGAATGCTTGAAGAGATCGGGAGACCAGTTGCAAGAAGAACCTTAGACCGTTTTTATAAGAACGAAAATAATCAAATCCACTACGACACAATAGCTGACCTATGTGTGGTTTTGGACTGTCAAATTGGCGATCTATTCGTGTTAGAGCCAGTTGACAAAAGCAAATAA
- a CDS encoding helix-turn-helix domain-containing protein — translation MKHRLRELMHVHNIPSVQELSRRTGIYYATLLNFYNNKFNTFNNRIVATLCEFFKCEIDDLIYLDEKELCGA, via the coding sequence GTGAAACATCGACTTAGAGAGTTGATGCACGTTCACAACATACCAAGTGTTCAGGAGTTAAGCAGGCGCACTGGCATTTATTATGCAACGTTACTTAATTTCTACAACAACAAGTTCAATACATTCAATAATCGAATTGTTGCCACGCTATGCGAGTTTTTCAAGTGTGAAATTGATGATTTGATTTACTTGGATGAAAAGGAGTTGTGCGGCGCTTGA
- a CDS encoding ORF6N domain-containing protein, whose translation MNGLTVIEREGQRVLMTIHLAENLGSDVKIINRNFQRNASRYKVGKHYFALTGEELREFKGSRQFDASLKYTSVLHLWTEKGAWLHAKSLNTDEAWDAYEALVDDYYRVKQESLATNQLSTELQMFKQLWDGMAKKELEDARRDEELKGLKTTVTVIQDTFLHNEDDWRGSINRMLNDAVKRTDGDYQQVRRMSYSKLEARARCDLGIRLDNLKKRLKQSGATATRINKASKLEVIESNDRLREIYTTIVKELSIGSLV comes from the coding sequence ATGAATGGGTTAACCGTAATTGAGAGAGAAGGTCAAAGGGTTTTAATGACCATCCACCTTGCAGAGAATTTGGGATCTGATGTTAAAATCATTAACCGTAATTTCCAGAGAAATGCTTCGAGATACAAAGTTGGAAAGCATTACTTTGCTTTAACTGGTGAAGAACTAAGGGAATTCAAAGGGTCACGTCAATTTGACGCTAGCCTTAAATACACATCAGTTCTTCATCTATGGACAGAGAAAGGCGCATGGCTACATGCTAAATCTTTAAACACTGACGAAGCATGGGACGCTTACGAGGCTCTTGTAGACGACTACTACAGAGTTAAGCAGGAATCACTTGCGACTAATCAATTAAGCACTGAACTGCAAATGTTCAAGCAACTATGGGACGGAATGGCGAAAAAAGAATTAGAAGACGCAAGACGTGATGAAGAGCTTAAAGGTCTGAAAACGACAGTGACGGTCATACAAGATACGTTCCTGCATAATGAGGACGATTGGAGAGGTTCAATCAATAGAATGCTAAATGACGCTGTAAAGAGAACTGACGGCGATTATCAGCAAGTAAGGCGTATGAGTTATAGCAAACTTGAAGCTAGGGCTAGATGCGATCTTGGTATTCGATTGGACAACCTCAAGAAAAGACTTAAACAGAGCGGGGCAACTGCAACGAGAATCAATAAAGCAAGCAAGCTAGAAGTAATTGAATCGAATGACCGTTTAAGAGAGATCTACACAACGATTGTTAAAGAACTTTCAATCGGGAGTTTAGTTTAA
- a CDS encoding ATP-binding protein — translation MNKVRDDYYRAKDREKYNMLERHSLLPDPSLKQATFETFVPQCSEEIANKELALDCVRRIRGGDAFNVIFQGIQGTGKSHLAHSMLKELNETTGFKTSSLFVSIEDMLRKIKGSFSDKNSKYTEDYLVNLLSKPDHLVLDDLGAETGAIDSDKSATDFVQRILYAITTYRQGKVTILTTNLSGKSLFKVYDQKLVSRLLNRPKYIVFKEAEDKRISNIPF, via the coding sequence ATGAATAAAGTACGCGACGATTACTACCGGGCGAAGGATCGAGAAAAGTACAACATGCTTGAACGGCATAGCCTTCTACCTGATCCATCGTTAAAACAAGCAACCTTTGAAACTTTCGTTCCTCAATGTTCAGAGGAAATTGCTAATAAAGAACTGGCATTGGACTGTGTTAGGAGAATTAGAGGTGGGGATGCTTTCAACGTTATTTTTCAAGGCATACAAGGAACGGGTAAAAGCCATTTGGCACATAGCATGTTAAAAGAATTGAACGAGACAACGGGTTTTAAAACATCAAGCCTGTTCGTCAGCATTGAGGACATGCTTCGAAAGATTAAAGGATCATTCAGCGACAAGAATAGCAAGTATACAGAGGATTATCTAGTGAATTTGCTATCAAAACCCGATCATCTTGTATTGGATGACTTAGGTGCCGAGACTGGCGCAATTGATTCAGATAAGTCAGCGACGGATTTTGTGCAGCGTATTCTTTACGCAATCACCACTTATAGGCAAGGGAAAGTGACGATCCTAACGACAAACCTTTCAGGCAAATCACTGTTTAAGGTGTATGACCAAAAACTAGTGTCTCGACTATTAAACAGACCAAAATACATCGTGTTTAAAGAAGCGGAAGACAAGCGAATATCAAACATTCCATTTTAG
- a CDS encoding sigma-70 family RNA polymerase sigma factor, with product MRQIHGKWFDIDQAFVEYEKYIAKAVRKRSKQAKFYGLEYEDLYNIGAIGFVKAYKNFDESKGTPFEAHVYKNAEFEILRAFRDSNQYVHVPVSVKDCIQKIKNINNFESMDMDELKNATGDTAYTIEQALNCIKQIIVPGNKKIGSDSSQDQELMEVLAPSIEDDSDMIVEDFFSKLKPRDLEILKLYMGDMKQSDIAEIFGLSQIQISRILRKKIAKSWQEYAEV from the coding sequence ATGAGACAAATTCATGGGAAGTGGTTCGATATAGATCAAGCCTTCGTTGAGTACGAAAAGTACATTGCTAAAGCTGTAAGAAAACGATCTAAACAAGCTAAATTTTATGGATTAGAATACGAAGACCTTTACAACATCGGAGCTATAGGATTCGTAAAAGCTTATAAAAATTTCGATGAGTCCAAGGGAACACCGTTTGAAGCGCATGTATACAAGAATGCCGAGTTTGAGATATTGCGAGCGTTTAGAGACTCGAATCAATATGTGCATGTGCCGGTGAGTGTTAAAGATTGCATACAGAAGATTAAGAATATAAATAATTTTGAAAGTATGGATATGGATGAACTCAAAAATGCCACTGGTGATACAGCATACACCATTGAACAAGCGTTGAACTGTATCAAACAAATTATAGTACCCGGAAACAAGAAAATAGGATCGGATTCTTCTCAAGATCAAGAGCTAATGGAAGTACTCGCCCCAAGTATTGAAGATGATTCAGATATGATCGTCGAAGACTTCTTTTCGAAACTAAAGCCAAGAGACTTAGAGATATTAAAGCTCTATATGGGTGATATGAAACAAAGTGATATTGCTGAGATATTCGGACTTTCACAAATACAGATAAGTCGAATACTTCGAAAAAAGATAGCGAAATCGTGGCAAGAATACGCGGAGGTATGA
- a CDS encoding HNH endonuclease, with amino-acid sequence MQDLSQQPVRAVAKPKHKRRTRQRVNRGKFSELIRQQIKEYFQNTCQECNGKGDHIHHVKPKGSGSGRGVFTNGLLLCNTCHMQMHAELSQARLKHWQSEFEFMYGPYYYMDSEDLKAL; translated from the coding sequence ATGCAAGACCTATCGCAACAACCAGTGAGGGCAGTCGCTAAACCAAAGCATAAGAGGCGGACAAGGCAGAGGGTCAACAGAGGGAAGTTCTCAGAGTTAATACGCCAGCAGATAAAGGAGTACTTCCAAAACACTTGCCAAGAGTGCAATGGGAAAGGTGATCACATTCACCATGTTAAGCCAAAAGGCAGCGGAAGCGGACGAGGAGTGTTTACAAACGGTCTGCTCCTCTGCAACACTTGCCACATGCAAATGCACGCTGAGTTAAGCCAAGCGAGGCTAAAGCATTGGCAATCAGAGTTTGAATTTATGTACGGACCTTACTACTACATGGATAGCGAGGATTTAAAAGCTCTATGA
- a CDS encoding GNAT family N-acetyltransferase yields the protein MSVIIKECTSNDLQKLQELSIETFNDTFKQQNSPENMEDYLNKAFTLEKLNEEMSNKFSTFYFLFYENKLAGYLKINTEDAQSETMDNDSLEIERIYIKKNFQKHGLGKHLFNFAINSALDKNKHSVWLGVWEENDNAIAFYQKMGFSQTGSHSFFMGDEKQTDIIMSKSLL from the coding sequence ATGTCAGTAATTATAAAAGAATGTACATCAAATGATTTACAAAAACTTCAAGAATTAAGCATTGAAACATTTAACGATACATTCAAACAGCAAAATTCTCCTGAAAACATGGAAGACTATTTGAATAAGGCGTTTACTCTCGAAAAATTAAACGAAGAAATGTCTAATAAATTCTCAACTTTTTACTTTCTCTTTTATGAAAACAAGCTTGCAGGTTATTTAAAAATCAATACGGAAGACGCTCAATCAGAAACAATGGATAATGACTCTCTCGAAATTGAAAGAATCTATATCAAGAAAAATTTTCAAAAACATGGACTCGGAAAACACCTCTTTAATTTTGCTATTAATTCTGCTTTAGATAAGAACAAACATAGTGTTTGGCTAGGTGTTTGGGAAGAAAATGATAATGCAATTGCCTTCTATCAAAAAATGGGATTCTCGCAAACGGGAAGTCATTCATTCTTTATGGGTGACGAAAAACAAACTGACATAATTATGTCCAAATCTCTCTTATGA
- the ssb gene encoding single-stranded DNA-binding protein, which translates to MLNRVVLVGRLTRDPELKFLGDGTAVANFTLAVNRPFKNGEGKQDADFINCVVWRKPAENVANFLKKGSLAGVDGRIQTRSYDNNEGRRVFVTEVVAESVQFLEPRNSQNNTQGSNQGGNSGFSNDPFSNDESIDISSDDLPF; encoded by the coding sequence ATGCTAAATAGAGTAGTTTTGGTGGGTCGCCTAACACGCGATCCTGAGCTTAAATTCTTAGGAGATGGAACTGCGGTAGCTAACTTTACACTTGCAGTTAATCGACCATTTAAGAATGGCGAAGGTAAGCAAGATGCAGATTTCATAAATTGTGTGGTTTGGAGAAAACCAGCAGAGAACGTAGCTAACTTTTTGAAGAAAGGAAGCCTAGCGGGTGTGGATGGCAGAATACAGACGCGCAGCTACGACAACAACGAGGGGAGGAGGGTTTTTGTGACTGAGGTAGTCGCAGAGTCGGTGCAGTTCCTAGAGCCGAGGAATAGCCAAAATAACACACAAGGAAGTAATCAAGGCGGTAACAGTGGTTTTAGCAACGATCCTTTCAGCAACGATGAATCCATTGATATAAGTTCGGATGATTTGCCGTTCTAA
- a CDS encoding DUF1064 domain-containing protein — protein sequence MAKIKSRKTSFYGNEFDSKAEGEFYLLLREDKNVIDIELQPQYTLLSAFSVPCYRCEGNGKVENKKTLRLNKCTLCSGTGKRMRQPWKYTADFRVTYKDGKEEVIDVKGYANERFPLVKKMFESVMGIELVVWQKNNKKGWVRK from the coding sequence ATGGCAAAGATCAAAAGCAGAAAGACAAGCTTTTATGGAAATGAATTTGATTCTAAAGCAGAAGGTGAATTCTATCTCCTGCTAAGAGAAGACAAGAACGTAATAGATATAGAATTACAACCGCAGTACACGCTCTTGAGCGCCTTCTCAGTACCTTGTTACCGATGCGAGGGTAATGGCAAGGTCGAGAACAAAAAGACGCTCAGATTGAACAAATGCACGTTGTGTAGCGGCACAGGTAAGAGGATGCGCCAACCATGGAAATATACAGCGGACTTTAGGGTGACTTATAAAGATGGGAAAGAGGAGGTCATTGACGTAAAAGGCTACGCAAATGAGCGCTTTCCACTCGTTAAGAAGATGTTTGAGAGCGTAATGGGCATAGAGCTGGTTGTCTGGCAAAAGAACAATAAAAAGGGGTGGGTGAGGAAATGA
- a CDS encoding transcriptional regulator, with product MGAEKLQKATFKHIEAELYQYPNTVKEIKKRRMELLYPYLEEVDENQGQGVNSVRSISRPTERMATRLTADKRLRNLEEIAEAIESVYNDLNDKQKDFVRMRYWSGRNNASPVMIAMETDVSERTVHNYKRRIVEAIGERIGWM from the coding sequence ATGGGAGCGGAAAAATTGCAGAAAGCAACGTTTAAACATATAGAGGCAGAGCTATATCAGTATCCTAATACTGTTAAGGAGATCAAGAAGAGACGAATGGAGTTGCTGTATCCGTACCTTGAAGAGGTAGACGAGAACCAAGGGCAGGGAGTCAATAGCGTACGATCCATTTCTAGACCAACGGAGCGCATGGCTACAAGGCTAACAGCAGATAAACGATTGAGGAATCTTGAAGAGATTGCAGAAGCCATTGAATCGGTTTACAACGACCTTAACGACAAACAAAAGGATTTTGTACGTATGAGGTATTGGAGTGGCAGAAACAACGCGTCCCCTGTAATGATTGCGATGGAGACAGATGTGAGCGAGCGAACGGTTCACAATTACAAGCGTAGGATTGTTGAAGCAATTGGAGAGCGAATAGGATGGATGTAA
- a CDS encoding DUF2971 domain-containing protein, whose translation MTTEEQFDLTQFQKSNEMDYILAAKILNSASNLTEMSNLLYSITRLHVPEKIYKYISLNSDDNLNQLKFNTLQDNKVFLSCASQLNDPFDSRGYFYKKQEMAKHPELKRFNGSIIDDFAKYALVCSFSKVGVNNMPMWAHYSNNHSGFCVEYEPKKNDDLFRGCLFTIQYTDDRIDITQAMDKAITNLLNHKKKSIDDYFKNVQIELMPIAWITQFLNCVKHSSWSYEKEVRLINSAVSTEVSVSRRAIPSAIYCGYNCSDEHIKELIQIAFTNNIPIYKMIFDEQNPSYELISYSLD comes from the coding sequence ATGACGACTGAGGAACAGTTTGACCTGACTCAATTCCAGAAAAGCAATGAAATGGATTATATCCTTGCTGCGAAGATACTCAATTCAGCTAGTAACCTAACAGAGATGTCTAATTTGCTTTACTCAATAACTAGGCTTCATGTTCCAGAAAAGATCTACAAATACATTTCTCTAAATTCAGATGATAACTTGAACCAATTAAAGTTTAATACTCTGCAAGATAATAAAGTTTTTTTAAGTTGTGCGAGTCAGCTCAATGATCCATTTGACAGTAGGGGTTATTTTTATAAAAAACAAGAGATGGCAAAGCATCCTGAACTAAAAAGATTCAACGGATCAATTATCGACGATTTTGCAAAATACGCATTAGTATGCTCTTTCTCAAAAGTTGGTGTTAATAATATGCCAATGTGGGCTCATTATTCTAACAATCATTCTGGTTTTTGCGTCGAATATGAACCTAAGAAAAACGACGATTTATTTAGAGGTTGCCTGTTTACCATTCAATATACTGATGACAGAATCGATATAACACAAGCGATGGACAAGGCAATTACAAATCTTTTAAATCACAAGAAAAAATCTATTGACGATTATTTCAAAAATGTTCAAATCGAATTAATGCCTATCGCTTGGATAACGCAATTTCTAAACTGCGTCAAACACTCTTCCTGGTCATACGAGAAAGAAGTTAGACTGATTAATTCGGCTGTATCTACAGAAGTTTCTGTATCTAGAAGAGCTATTCCCTCTGCAATCTATTGCGGTTATAATTGTTCTGACGAACATATAAAAGAATTAATTCAGATAGCATTTACTAATAATATTCCCATTTATAAAATGATATTTGATGAGCAAAACCCTAGTTACGAACTAATATCCTATTCACTAGATTAA
- a CDS encoding terminase small subunit, whose product MNWEEIKAEYETTTITLKALAEKHGAKLGTLKSRKSREGWERDATKSEDATKVATMKPVVPKTKIKEEPVFVEAEGLTDKQSLFCVYYVKSFNATQSAIKAGYSANTAHVQGPRLLGNVRVADEIRRVKAEMHQGLFIDAMDVLNKYVQIAFADISDFADFGVKSVPSFNEDGSRRFDDEGNEIMDSYNYVDFKSSSEIDGTIVTEVKQGKDGISVKLADKMKALEMLTKYFDFLPENQQRKLQEEKLKTDTEFAKARTELIKGTKKDTTLLEALIAAKGGDS is encoded by the coding sequence ATGAACTGGGAAGAGATAAAAGCAGAATACGAGACAACCACCATCACCTTAAAAGCGTTAGCTGAAAAGCATGGGGCGAAGCTTGGAACGCTTAAGAGCAGGAAGAGTCGCGAGGGATGGGAAAGGGATGCAACCAAAAGCGAGGATGCAACCAAGGTTGCAACCATGAAACCAGTTGTACCTAAAACGAAAATAAAAGAAGAGCCAGTCTTTGTGGAAGCCGAGGGATTAACGGACAAGCAAAGCCTTTTTTGTGTTTACTATGTTAAAAGCTTTAATGCTACTCAGTCGGCTATTAAGGCAGGTTATAGCGCAAACACGGCTCATGTGCAAGGGCCGAGGCTGTTAGGTAATGTTAGAGTCGCGGATGAAATACGTAGAGTAAAAGCCGAAATGCATCAAGGTCTGTTTATAGACGCAATGGATGTGCTAAATAAATACGTTCAGATTGCTTTTGCTGACATATCCGACTTTGCCGATTTTGGCGTAAAGAGCGTACCGAGCTTTAATGAGGATGGGAGTCGCCGCTTTGATGATGAAGGTAATGAGATTATGGATAGTTACAACTATGTTGATTTCAAAAGCTCATCAGAAATTGATGGGACGATTGTTACTGAGGTTAAACAAGGTAAGGACGGAATATCCGTTAAGCTCGCTGATAAAATGAAGGCTCTCGAAATGCTAACGAAGTACTTTGACTTCCTGCCTGAGAATCAACAACGCAAGTTACAAGAAGAGAAGCTTAAAACGGATACGGAGTTTGCTAAAGCTCGTACCGAACTTATCAAAGGTACTAAGAAAGACACAACACTCCTTGAAGCGCTTATTGCTGCTAAAGGCGGTGATAGCTGA
- a CDS encoding PBSX family phage terminase large subunit has translation MGIVFSPKQLQIIRAPYDHTLEVNEGTPRSSKTTAGVFRYADYLATTPDQNHLVAAYNQEQAFRLFMECDGFGLIHIFGDLAKIKHDENGDHLEVHTPSGVKKVYYKGGGKVDSKKAITGMSLGSVAFCEIDLLHMDFIQECFRRTFAAKMRYHLADLNPPAPNHPVISKVFDVQKTRWVHWTIDDNPIITEERKQEIYETLIKNPYLLQRDWFGKRVIPAGVIYSMFDVKENVAQKMEGQTVEMFFAGDGGQSDATSVSCNVVTKLDGQREFRLYRVAHYYHSGAETGDVKAMSVYAKEIKEFILWCQEKTGMSRSDVYIDPACKSLREELHLLGIQTEKADNNNKDIKGSSKGLEVGIERLQNAMTSKRLVLLEQTDSEYDHYNFIKEIGIYARDKNGTPVDDNNHAMDEARYANNYFYKRYVL, from the coding sequence ATGGGAATTGTCTTTTCACCAAAGCAGTTGCAAATTATTAGAGCACCTTACGATCATACGCTTGAAGTGAATGAAGGAACGCCCCGGTCATCGAAGACTACCGCGGGTGTGTTTCGCTATGCCGATTATTTGGCAACGACACCAGATCAAAACCATCTTGTCGCAGCTTATAATCAGGAGCAAGCCTTTCGCTTGTTTATGGAGTGTGACGGATTTGGCCTTATTCATATATTTGGGGATCTCGCTAAGATTAAGCATGACGAAAACGGCGACCATTTGGAGGTACACACACCTTCCGGTGTGAAAAAAGTGTATTACAAGGGTGGAGGAAAGGTAGATAGCAAAAAAGCGATAACGGGTATGTCGCTTGGTTCTGTTGCCTTTTGTGAGATTGACTTGTTGCATATGGATTTTATACAAGAATGCTTTCGTCGTACATTCGCTGCCAAGATGCGTTACCATTTAGCTGACTTAAACCCTCCTGCGCCGAATCATCCGGTGATATCAAAGGTATTCGACGTTCAAAAGACGCGTTGGGTTCATTGGACAATTGACGATAATCCGATCATTACCGAGGAGAGGAAACAAGAGATATACGAAACGCTTATAAAGAATCCTTACTTGTTACAGCGTGACTGGTTCGGTAAACGCGTCATTCCTGCCGGTGTTATTTATAGCATGTTCGACGTAAAAGAGAATGTTGCTCAGAAAATGGAAGGACAGACAGTCGAAATGTTCTTTGCTGGTGATGGCGGTCAATCAGATGCAACCAGTGTCTCATGTAACGTTGTTACCAAGCTTGATGGGCAACGAGAGTTTCGCTTATACCGGGTAGCTCACTACTACCATAGCGGGGCAGAAACTGGCGATGTGAAAGCAATGAGCGTGTATGCGAAAGAAATCAAAGAGTTCATTCTATGGTGTCAAGAGAAAACAGGCATGAGTCGATCTGATGTGTATATTGACCCGGCTTGTAAATCGCTTCGTGAGGAGTTGCATTTGCTCGGTATTCAAACGGAGAAAGCTGATAACAACAATAAAGACATAAAAGGATCATCAAAAGGCTTAGAGGTCGGTATTGAACGTTTACAGAACGCGATGACATCCAAACGACTTGTGTTACTAGAACAAACTGACTCAGAATACGATCACTACAATTTTATAAAAGAGATCGGCATTTACGCGAGAGACAAAAACGGTACTCCGGTAGATGATAACAACCACGCAATGGACGAAGCGCGGTATGCAAACAATTATTTTTATAAGCGATACGTGCTATAA
- a CDS encoding phage portal protein — protein MFRKVKGWLKGVMMRMGLVKSVKSISNVRSLQMDDAHYKHIDTWLALYKGYLSEWHDLRYTTVSGGKKRRMATLGMPKVVSQEMASLIFNERCEINVSDPDLKENIASILKKNKFTKRFQDYLEYSFALGGVVIKPYHDGKQIKLSYVTADCFVPVSWDNQGISEGCFVNESKKGDKKFTHLEWHLWENGVYVVKNELYESKDNELGKPVPLSLLYPNLEEETKIENFTRSNFVYIKPSIANNIDLHSPLGISIYANALDTIKSLDIAFDSYQREFKLGKKRVIVPTSAIRTVVDEHGNMVRYFDADDEVYEALNLGQDSDEIKDITISLRVEEHVMAINSLLNLLAMQTGFSSGSFSFDGQSVKTATEVVSENSKTFKTKQSHENVIEAALTELVDCIVQTAELYETFSAPTGEWEVTVSFDDSIAEDKLGEINKQTLMLSSGIQSKKRAIMKVHGLSEEEAIQWLQEIAEENKIQTDDAVDFFGLNDDAGA, from the coding sequence ATGTTCCGCAAGGTAAAAGGTTGGTTGAAAGGGGTGATGATGCGAATGGGGTTAGTGAAAAGCGTAAAGAGTATTTCTAACGTTAGATCATTACAAATGGATGATGCTCACTATAAGCATATAGATACGTGGCTCGCGCTTTATAAAGGTTATCTAAGCGAATGGCACGATCTTAGATACACGACTGTTAGCGGGGGAAAGAAGCGCCGTATGGCAACTCTCGGAATGCCGAAAGTCGTTTCGCAAGAAATGGCATCGCTTATTTTCAACGAACGCTGTGAGATTAATGTCTCTGACCCTGATTTAAAAGAGAATATCGCGAGTATCTTAAAGAAAAACAAGTTCACAAAACGATTTCAAGATTATTTAGAGTACTCTTTTGCGCTTGGTGGAGTGGTTATTAAACCCTACCATGATGGGAAGCAAATTAAGCTCTCTTATGTAACTGCTGATTGTTTTGTTCCGGTGTCATGGGATAATCAAGGCATTTCAGAGGGGTGTTTCGTAAATGAGAGCAAAAAGGGTGATAAGAAGTTTACGCACCTTGAGTGGCACCTTTGGGAGAACGGAGTTTACGTAGTCAAAAACGAGTTGTACGAATCAAAGGATAATGAATTAGGAAAGCCTGTTCCATTATCTCTGCTCTATCCAAACTTGGAGGAAGAAACGAAGATCGAGAACTTCACCCGATCAAATTTTGTTTACATTAAGCCTAGCATTGCAAATAACATTGATTTGCACAGCCCTCTTGGTATTTCCATCTATGCGAATGCCTTGGATACAATTAAGTCGTTGGATATCGCTTTTGATAGCTACCAAAGGGAGTTTAAGCTCGGTAAAAAGCGTGTCATTGTACCGACATCTGCAATACGTACCGTTGTCGATGAGCACGGGAACATGGTCCGATACTTTGATGCAGACGATGAGGTATACGAAGCTCTTAATCTCGGACAGGATTCAGATGAGATCAAGGACATTACTATATCCCTTCGGGTCGAAGAACATGTAATGGCGATAAATTCATTGCTTAACCTTCTTGCCATGCAAACAGGCTTTTCATCTGGTTCCTTCTCGTTCGACGGACAGAGCGTTAAAACTGCTACGGAAGTAGTCAGCGAGAACAGTAAAACCTTCAAAACGAAACAGTCACATGAAAACGTCATTGAAGCTGCGCTTACAGAGCTAGTTGATTGCATTGTGCAAACAGCAGAGTTATACGAAACATTTAGCGCACCAACAGGCGAATGGGAAGTGACTGTCTCCTTTGACGACTCCATTGCTGAGGACAAGCTAGGCGAGATCAATAAACAAACGTTGATGTTGTCCAGTGGCATCCAATCGAAAAAACGAGCTATCATGAAGGTACACGGGCTTTCGGAGGAGGAAGCGATTCAATGGCTGCAGGAGATCGCTGAGGAGAATAAAATACAAACCGATGATGCAGTAGACTTCTTTGGATTGAATGACGATGCTGGAGCGTAG
- a CDS encoding phage minor capsid protein yields MLERSQRISQPITNIYLKIEDEILMNIARKLKRDRSLLTPEGFSSWQLLKLQDLNELNQINIRTIARNSGMALNEVVALLEDEGYRAIRSIDGQLAEAVRGGHAIAPPTGQSQTMRNILQKYADQTRNTFNMVNLSLLQGAEQAYLNIINQSAASVLTGIKTPQEAVREIARQWADKGIPALVKNGRKYSVEGYLNTIVRTTTNSVTNDMQDARMDEHGVDLVEISDHMGARPKCAPYQGRIFSRSGTSTKYPALSSTSIGEPDGLFGFNCRHVKYAFIDGVSIPRPKGINRAENDKSYNESQKQRSIERSIRKAKREERMMREMGDEEGVNQTKQLVRQRQLKMRDFINDTGRTRRRNREQLVT; encoded by the coding sequence ATGCTGGAGCGTAGTCAACGTATCTCGCAGCCAATTACGAATATCTATCTCAAAATCGAAGATGAGATATTAATGAACATTGCTCGTAAATTAAAACGTGACCGCTCTCTGCTTACGCCAGAGGGTTTTTCATCGTGGCAGCTACTAAAACTTCAAGACTTAAACGAACTTAATCAGATTAATATACGCACAATTGCTCGTAATAGTGGAATGGCTTTGAATGAAGTTGTGGCACTCTTGGAAGATGAAGGATATAGAGCTATTCGCTCAATAGACGGTCAACTTGCAGAAGCGGTAAGAGGCGGTCATGCAATTGCTCCTCCTACTGGACAATCACAAACAATGCGAAACATCTTACAAAAATACGCTGATCAAACAAGAAATACGTTCAACATGGTTAATCTTTCGCTACTACAAGGAGCAGAGCAGGCTTATTTAAACATTATAAATCAATCGGCGGCTAGTGTTCTTACTGGTATCAAAACCCCACAAGAAGCCGTGAGAGAGATTGCTAGGCAATGGGCAGATAAAGGGATACCTGCCCTTGTTAAGAACGGTAGAAAGTATTCAGTGGAAGGTTATCTAAATACGATAGTCCGTACTACTACAAACAGTGTGACGAACGATATGCAAGATGCTCGTATGGATGAGCATGGTGTTGATTTAGTGGAAATATCCGATCACATGGGTGCTAGACCAAAATGCGCTCCTTATCAAGGTAGAATCTTTAGTCGCAGTGGTACCAGCACCAAGTATCCTGCGCTATCGTCAACGAGTATAGGAGAGCCTGATGGCTTGTTCGGTTTTAACTGCCGTCACGTAAAATATGCTTTTATTGACGGTGTATCTATCCCTCGACCGAAGGGGATTAATCGAGCTGAAAACGATAAATCCTACAATGAGTCTCAAAAACAGCGTAGCATTGAACGTTCGATACGCAAGGCAAAGCGTGAGGAACGAATGATGAGAGAAATGGGCGATGAGGAAGGCGTGAACCAAACTAAGCAACTTGTGAGGCAGCGCCAGTTGAAAATGCGAGATTTCATCAACGATACAGGGCGTACCCGTCGCCGAAATCGGGAGCAGTTAGTTACCTAG